A genomic segment from Canis aureus isolate CA01 chromosome 4, VMU_Caureus_v.1.0, whole genome shotgun sequence encodes:
- the TCOF1 gene encoding treacle protein isoform X7 translates to MAEARKRRELLPLIYQHLLQAGYVRAAREVKEQSGQKSFLTQPVTLMDIYTHWQQTSEVGQKRKAEEDAALLAKKTRVSDPISSSESSEEEEEEETEAEATKTTPRLASTNSSVPGPVLPSSTKEKGVAKTNKASKMVNSTPHPASAKAVAHILSGRSPRKSAGPSANTILVSETEEEGSVPALGTTAKPGMASANQADSSSETSSSSDETDVEVKPSVKPPQVKASPAPAKDSVGRGAGPTPGKAGDVTPQGRGGALTPASKAKKPEDDSESSEEESESEDGAPAEPPHQVKASEKIVQAKAASGPVKGTPGKGATPAPPGKAGPSAAQAKTEKPKEDSDSSEEDSDSEEEPPAAKTPLQVKPSGKTPQVKAASASAKESPRKGVPPVPPGKVGPAAGQAKKGAGEEDPDSSTEESDSEEEAPTAVPPTRSPVQAKPSGQNSQVRTASGPVKGPPQKAGPAATPVGKQEEDSESSSEEESDSEGAAPAQAKSSGKIPQVRAASGPAKGPPRKAGPAATQAKAEMSKDDSESSEEESESEEEAPAAMAPVQAKSTVKTPQTKASPKKGTPITPIPAKAPPVRVGTPAPWKARAEASPACASSPAMARGAQKPEASSSSEESESEEETAPAPAAGQAKPVGKGVTVKAASTPTKRPSGQGTALAPPGKAGPATAPVKTEVQEDSSESSEEESGSEEAEEAAAAPAQVKTAVKTPQSKANQAPTRATSAKGAASAPGKVVSAAVQIKQESPAKVKPPARTSQSNAVSVRGQGAVPAVGKAVATAAQAQPGPVKNPEEDSESSEEESDSDGEAPTPVKPSGKTPQVGTASAPSKGLSRKGATAAPPRKTGAVATQAGKPEEDSESSSEEESDSEEEAPAQVKPGIKPPQTKASLLKGVSGTPASAEASTTRVDNSAPQKARPAPPAKKEGSSKTAKSKAQAPAPPEKNAEGSSESSDDELPATQVIKPPLIFVDPNRSPAGPAATATQAPAADTPRKAQASESTARSSSSESEDEDVIPATQCSVPAGRTNVTPLTAHPRPAVRASTVGASGGEASGRVSEGKKQEAPITQVTKRNPAHLPLTQAALKVLAQKASEAQPPAARTPSSSGVDHALGTLPVMSPQITPVQAKMTNKLKKAEVPAVERATATPVGHPKAKASETSNDSEDSSGSSSGSEEDADGPQKAHRRASPLCIFLVCLIIPCWASVSLPLHEE, encoded by the exons ATGGCCGAGGCCAGGAAGCGCCGGGAGCTCCTTCCCCTGATCTACCAGCACTTACTGCAGGCGGGCTACGTGCGCGCGGCGCGGGAAGTGAAGGAGCAGAGCGGCCAG AAAAGTTTCCTGACTCAGCCTGTGACCCTTATGGACATCTATACTCACTGGCAACA AACCTCAGAGGTTGGCCAGAAGCGGAAGGCAGAGGAGGATGCAGCGCTGCTGGCTAAGAAGACCCGAGTGTCAGACCCCATTAGCAGCTCAGAGAgctcagaagaggaggaggaggaggagacagaagcTGAAGCCACCAAAACCA CCCCAAGACTAGCATCTACCAACTCCTCAGTTCCAGGACCGGTTTTGCCATCaagcacaaaagaaaaaggcGTG GCAAAGACCAACAAAGCCAGCAAGATGGTCAACTCCACACCACATCCGGCCTCTGCCAAGGCAGTGGCCCACATTCTGTCTGGGAGATCACCCAGGAAGTCTGCAGGGCCCTCGGCAAATACCATCCTGGTCTCGGAAACTGAGGAAGAGGGCAGTGTCCCGGCACTCGGAACCACAGCCAAGCCTG GAATGGCATCAGCCAACCAGGCCGACAGCTCCAGCGAGACCTCCAGCTCCAGTGATGAGACCGATGTGGAG GTGAAACCTTCAGTAAAACCACCCCAGGTCAAAGCCTCACCAGCCCCTGCCAAGGACTctgtagggagaggggcaggcccAACCCCTGGGAAGGCAGGGGATGTGACACCCCAAGGCAGAGGGGGTGCCCTGACCCCAGCCAGCAAGGCCAAGAAGCCAGAAGACGACTCAGAGAGCAGTGAGGAGGAGTCTGAGAGTGAGGATGGGGCCCCCGCGGAACCACCCCACCAG GTGAAGGCCTCAGAGAAAATTGTCCAGGCCAAAGCTGCCTCGGGTCCTGTCAAGGGGACCCCTGGGAAAGGGGCCACTCCAGCTCCCCCTGGGAAGGCAGGGCCTTCGGCTGCCCAGGCCAAGACAGAGAAGCCAAAGGAGGACTCAGATAGCAGTGAGGAGGACTCCGACAGCGAGGAGGAGCCACCAGCTGCCAAGACGCCACTTCAG GTGAAGCCTTCAGGGAAGACACCCCAGGTCAAAGCTGCCTCAGCTTCTGCCAAGGAGTCCCCTAGGAAAGGGGTCCCTCCAGTGCCCCCCGGCAAGGTAGGGCCTGCAGCCGGCCAGGCTAagaagggggcgggggaggaagaCCCGGACAGTAGCACCGAGGAGTCTGACAGCGAGGAGGAGGCACCAACAGCTGTACCCCCAACCAGGAGCCCTGTTCAG GCAAAGCCCTCAGGGCAAAACTCCCAGGTCAGAACTGCCTCGGGTCCTGTCAAGGGGCCCCCTCAGAAGGCAGGGCCTGCAGCCACCCCAGTAGGAAAACAGGAGGAGGACTCAGAGAGCAGCAGCGAGGAGGAATCAGACAGCGAGGGGGCAGCGCCAGCCCAG GCAAAGTCTTCTGGGAAAATCCCCCAGGTCAGAGCTGCCTCGGGTCCTGCCAAGGGGCCCCCTCGGAAGGCAGGGCCTGCAGCCACCCAGGCCAAGGCCGAGATGTCCAAGGATGACTCAGAGAGTAGTGAGGAGGAGTCAGAGAGTGAAGAGGAGGCGCCTGCAGCCATGGCTCCagtccag GCAAAATCAACTGTGAAAACACCCCAGACGAAGGCCTCCCCAAAGAAGGGCACCCCCATTACCCCTATACCTGCCAAAGCTCCCCCAGTGCGAGTGGGCACACCAGCCCCTTGGAAGGCGAGAGCAGAAGCTTCTCCAGCCTGTGCCTCGTCTCCAGCTATGGCGAGGGGCGCCCAGAAGCCAGAGGCCTCTTCAAGCAGCGAGGAGTCTGAGAGTGAGGAGGAGACTGCTCCCGCCCCAGCAGCaggacag GCAAAGCCTGTGGGGAAAGGCGTCACCGTGAAGGCTGCCTCCACACCCACCAAGAGGCCCTCAGGCCAAGGCACTGCCCTAGCACCCCCTGGGAAGGCAGGGCCTGCAACAGCCCCAGTGAAAACTGAGGTGCAGGAAGACTCCTCAGAGAGCAGCGAGGAGGAATCGGGCAGTGAGGAGGCTGAGGAGGCAGCTGCGGCTCCTGCTCAG GTGAAGACCGCAGTGAAAACCCCTCAGAGCAAGGCCAACCAAGCTCCCACCAGAGCAACTTCAGCCAAAGGGGCAGCATCAGCTCCAGGAAAAGTTGTCAGTGCAGCTGTTCAAATCAAGCAGGAGTCCCCGGCCAAG GTAAAGCCACCAGCAAGAACCTCCCAGAGCAATGCTGTCTCAGTGAGGGGCCAGGGCGCTGTGCCAGCTGTGGGGAAGGCAGTGGCCAcagcagcccaggcccagccagggccAGTCAAGAACCCAGAGGAGGACTCGGAAAGCAGTGAGGAGGAGTCCGACAGTGATGGGGAGGCCCCCACTCCG GTGAAGCCCTCAGGGAAGACCCCCCAGGTCGGAACTGCCTCAGCCCCCAGCAAGGGGCTGTCCAGGAAAGGggccacagcagcccctcccaggAAGACAGGAGCCGTGGCCACCCAGGCTGGGAAGCCGGAGGAGGACTCTGAGAGCAGCAGTGAGGAGGAGTCTGACAGCGAGGAGGAGGCGCCggcccag GTAAAACCTGGTATAAAGCCTCCCCAAACCAAGGCTTCCCTGCTGAAAGGTGTCTCAGGCACTCCTGCATCTGCCGAGGCCTCCACAACACGAGTGGACAACTCAGCCCCACAGAAGGCTAGACCAGCACCTCCTGCCAAG AAAGAGGGGAGCTCCAAAACTGCGAAAAGCAAGGCCCAGGCCCCAGCACCTCCGGAGAAGAACGCAGAGGGGTCCTCCGAGAGCAGCGACGACGAGCTGCCAGCCACCCAG gtgATTAAACCCCCTCTGATTTTTGTCGACCCTAATCGTAGTCCAGCTGGCCCAGCTGCTACCGCCACACAAGCTCCAGCTGCAGACACCCCAAGGAAGGCCCAGGCCTCGGAGAGCACAGCCAGGAGCTCCTCCTCCGAGAGTGAGGATGAGGATGTGATCCCCGCTACGCAGTGCTCCGTTCCTG CCGGTAGAACCAACGTGACCCCACTCACGGCCCACCCAAGGCCGGCTGTCAGAGCCAGCACTGTTGGGGCCAGCGGCGGTGAGGCATCCGGTCGGGTGTCAGAAGGCAAGAAGCAGGAGGCACCCATCACTCAG GTGACAAAGAGGAACCCTGCTCACCTCCCGCtgacccaggctgccctgaaggtCCTTGCTCAGAAAGCCAGTGAGGCCCAGCCTCCTGCTGCCAGGACCCCGTCTTCAAGTGGG GTTGACCATGCTCTGGGCACACTCCCCGTAATGAGTCCTCAGATCACCCCTGTGCAGGCCAAGATGACCAACAAGCTCAAAAAGGCTGAGGTCCCTGCAGTCGAGCGAGCCACAGCCACTCCTGTGGGACACCCCAAAGCCAAGGCCTCTGAGACCTCCAACGACAGCGAGGACAGCAGCGGCAGCTCTTCAGGGAGTGAGGAGGATGCTGACGGGCCCCAGAAGGCCCACAGGCGGG CATCTCCACTGTGTATCTTCCTTGTCTGCCTCATCATCCcgtgctgggcctcagtttccctcccccTCCATGAGGAG TAG